A stretch of Spirosoma oryzicola DNA encodes these proteins:
- a CDS encoding 4'-phosphopantetheinyl transferase family protein yields MKATTVWCNTLQTVDWSGWAVCSFCDEVAVFRLFLPADLQVNPYLLTLLQPDEWERAERFRRISDRNRFVYGRALTKIVIGKLVDRKPATIRLVTGINKKPLIASFSAVHFNVSHAGDWIMLAVSKAEVGVDLEKEEDNFTFQDILSTSFSAEEQAFIGGSNNPKKEFYRLWTRKEALVKATAKGIDDDFYRIPSLDGEHQSSVDLPGKDGFWTVTSFRVDDDHQAAVAYQPSAGSPKFYTVDSNLFLQN; encoded by the coding sequence ATGAAAGCGACGACCGTTTGGTGTAACACTTTACAAACTGTTGATTGGTCTGGATGGGCAGTTTGTTCATTTTGCGACGAGGTTGCTGTATTCCGGCTGTTTCTGCCCGCTGATCTGCAAGTCAACCCTTACCTGCTCACTCTCTTACAACCCGACGAGTGGGAGCGTGCAGAACGGTTCCGTCGAATAAGCGATCGAAATCGATTCGTGTACGGGCGTGCGCTAACGAAGATTGTTATCGGAAAATTGGTGGACCGGAAACCGGCTACTATTCGGCTCGTAACCGGCATAAACAAAAAACCACTGATAGCGAGCTTCAGTGCGGTTCACTTTAATGTATCGCACGCTGGTGACTGGATTATGCTGGCTGTGAGCAAAGCCGAAGTTGGCGTTGATCTAGAAAAAGAAGAAGACAACTTTACGTTTCAAGATATCCTGTCAACCAGTTTTAGCGCAGAAGAACAAGCCTTTATCGGAGGTAGTAACAATCCGAAAAAGGAATTTTATCGTTTATGGACACGAAAAGAAGCGCTCGTGAAAGCTACCGCGAAGGGCATCGACGATGATTTCTATCGAATCCCTTCGTTGGATGGCGAGCACCAATCGAGCGTTGATCTACCTGGAAAGGACGGCTTCTGGACGGTCACCAGTTTTCGGGTCGACGATGATCATCAGGCTGCGGTTGCCTATCAACCAAGTGCCGGAAGTCCCAAATTTTATACGGTTGATAGTAACCTGTTTCTTCAGAATTAG
- a CDS encoding alpha-1,2-fucosyltransferase, which yields MVIARISGGLGNQLFQYALGRRLALQNKTSLYFDLSYYKYEYETDTPRKFKLYPFGIDYRLLDTSPYLYISKATKLFPDRTLKPFVEFHLEEQFHVDPELVKAKSKVIILDGCWQSETYFATAADTIRKELTFKRQTGSTFGRYKAAIEREAIPISLHIRRGDYITHPEFSQSFGFLGLDYYQRAIPLLIDRFPQCKFFIFSDDPDWVRQNLAINAPHEFVTNTGPEADLDDLQLMGLCHHHIIANSSFSWWGAWLNPRKDKVVIAPKQWFKNKPTWDIKDLIPANWSRI from the coding sequence ATGGTAATTGCCAGAATTTCAGGCGGATTAGGAAATCAGTTATTTCAGTATGCGTTGGGCAGACGTCTCGCTCTTCAGAATAAAACATCGCTTTATTTTGACTTGAGCTATTACAAATACGAATACGAGACCGATACGCCCAGAAAGTTTAAGCTTTATCCCTTTGGCATTGACTATCGCCTGCTTGATACCTCACCGTATCTGTACATATCGAAGGCAACAAAGCTATTCCCAGACCGTACATTAAAGCCTTTCGTTGAATTTCATCTGGAAGAACAATTTCACGTTGATCCTGAACTAGTAAAGGCTAAATCAAAAGTTATTATACTGGATGGTTGCTGGCAGTCAGAGACTTACTTTGCTACCGCTGCTGATACAATCCGAAAGGAGCTGACATTCAAACGGCAAACCGGCTCTACATTCGGTAGGTATAAGGCAGCGATTGAACGGGAGGCTATTCCCATATCCCTTCATATTCGGCGTGGGGATTACATAACGCATCCTGAGTTTAGCCAGTCGTTCGGTTTTCTTGGCCTCGACTATTACCAAAGAGCTATTCCGCTTCTAATAGATCGGTTTCCCCAATGCAAGTTTTTTATTTTTAGTGACGATCCGGATTGGGTCCGGCAAAATCTTGCGATCAATGCCCCACACGAATTTGTTACAAATACGGGGCCGGAAGCTGACCTGGATGATTTGCAATTGATGGGGTTATGTCACCATCACATCATTGCCAACAGTTCGTTCAGCTGGTGGGGCGCCTGGTTAAATCCCAGAAAAGATAAAGTAGTTATTGCCCCGAAGCAGTGGTTTAAAAACAAGCCGACCTGGGATATAAAAGACCTTATACCGGCAAACTGGAGCCGTATTTAA
- a CDS encoding MOP flippase family protein — protein sequence MSNTSKAMNGGKWITIATTISTVFQFLQVALLARLLDPSAFGIVSISTLIISFFQIFSNLGFSNSIIYKQESDQKVLSTLYFLNLFVGISIFIVIQFTSPFIVSFYHEPKLERVLQFSSCYFIIVYFGQLYLFILEKELKFKSVAIIDIVGTVIGSAVTVILAYSDYEELSLILGSLAMQLVKVVLQIAFGIKYFIPTLSLDFNNIQEHLKFGIYNLADGLLGFTQANSDNIFIGGMLGVKMLGYYTIAYQLAVYPTGKLNPIILQVAYPILAKMKDDTSGLKKSYLKILDFISYCNMPLLAGLFITADSVVPLIYGPGWDKTVDLIQVFVFVAILSCLSHPLFTLAFTKGKPNLLFYLNLATLVVKIPLVYWLGTYWGVMGIAVAFLLATLFNLIANFLLVQHLIGDFFGSFLRSIAKPTIFCLIMVLVIYIFKLFVNTQDLTNTIVEIIIGGLTYAALTLSYKISFDEIKTYRQSLTS from the coding sequence ATGAGTAACACGAGCAAGGCAATGAACGGTGGAAAGTGGATTACAATCGCCACGACCATATCGACCGTCTTTCAATTTTTACAGGTAGCATTACTAGCCCGTTTATTAGATCCTTCTGCTTTTGGGATTGTCAGCATCAGTACGTTGATCATTAGTTTCTTTCAGATATTTTCTAATCTTGGTTTTTCCAATTCAATTATCTACAAGCAGGAAAGCGATCAGAAAGTATTATCAACTTTGTATTTCTTGAACTTATTCGTTGGTATTTCTATATTTATCGTTATTCAATTTACCTCTCCTTTTATTGTTTCCTTTTATCATGAACCAAAACTAGAACGGGTTCTTCAATTTTCTTCATGCTACTTTATAATTGTTTATTTCGGACAACTTTATCTATTCATCTTAGAGAAAGAATTAAAATTCAAATCGGTCGCTATAATCGATATCGTCGGCACTGTTATTGGATCAGCAGTAACGGTAATACTAGCCTACAGTGACTATGAGGAATTATCGCTCATTCTTGGCTCTCTTGCTATGCAGCTTGTCAAGGTTGTACTGCAAATAGCGTTTGGTATTAAGTATTTTATTCCAACGTTATCATTAGACTTCAATAACATACAGGAACACTTAAAATTCGGGATTTATAATCTGGCGGATGGATTACTCGGTTTCACTCAGGCCAATTCTGACAATATTTTTATTGGCGGCATGTTGGGTGTCAAAATGTTGGGATACTACACAATTGCTTACCAACTAGCGGTATATCCTACTGGTAAATTGAATCCGATAATCCTACAAGTTGCTTACCCGATATTGGCTAAAATGAAGGATGACACGTCTGGTTTAAAAAAATCGTACTTGAAAATTCTTGATTTTATTAGCTATTGCAACATGCCGTTACTTGCTGGACTATTCATTACAGCAGATAGCGTGGTACCGCTGATTTATGGTCCTGGTTGGGATAAAACAGTTGATTTGATTCAGGTTTTCGTCTTTGTTGCTATTCTCTCGTGCCTGAGCCATCCTTTGTTTACACTAGCTTTCACGAAAGGAAAACCAAACTTACTCTTCTATCTTAATCTCGCAACCCTGGTCGTAAAAATACCTTTGGTATACTGGCTGGGTACTTATTGGGGCGTTATGGGTATTGCTGTTGCCTTTTTATTAGCCACCTTGTTTAATCTGATCGCTAACTTCTTACTAGTTCAACACCTGATCGGCGATTTTTTTGGGAGCTTCCTCCGAAGTATTGCAAAACCGACCATCTTCTGTCTGATTATGGTATTGGTCATTTATATTTTTAAGCTCTTTGTAAATACCCAAGATCTTACCAATACAATCGTAGAAATAATTATTGGTGGATTGACGTACGCAGCCTTAACGCTATCGTATAAAATCTCTTTTGATGAAATAAAAACGTACCGTCAATCGCTAACTAGTTAG
- a CDS encoding non-ribosomal peptide synthetase: protein MVRSDTQTDITFVEVDFDPFAGPELLRLAPITESQEEIWASCQLGGDDANRAYNESVSLKLQGSLDKSALERALLAVVQQHEALRSAFSADGRQICVFQVSPIKADYIDCSKQKEEEKKAIVSSYLLQDALHVFDLLNGPLIKAGLIKLSDSEHQLVLTAHHLVCDGWSMGIILQDLSALYSAYAQNVAPKLPEPASYSRYAVEQEAFEKSSRYRQIETFWIDQYSQTVPVVDLPTDFPRPALRTYKSSRRDYPLDDGLVLAVKQMGIKAGSSFVTTLVAAFEALLHRLTGQQDITLGLPAAGQSATGNLRLVGHCVNLLPLRSTIQAGQRFDDFLRQRKEEVLNAYEHQQLTFGSLLKKLPISRDASRVPLVPVIFNVDIGLDSGVDFYGLEHQLISNAREFETVDLSVNVSGSSATSLTIECSYNTQLFQKSTIDWMMAEFVSLLKAVVADPSICIEQIPLTNQSDLLRKLANWNNTTAEYPRNTPLHELLAKTAAAFPQKTALIANGHSLDYQTLHQKADQAARAMQAGGLNVGDVVGVVLDRSPELVIALLAILKAGAAYVPIDPTYPQDRIAFMLSDSSAGLLITSKKYAGRLEHQAKEVLIDSLLATSAAPSHPEVYTTVSGKDLAYILYTSGSTGRPKGVLIEHENLVNLLYSMITLPGITSDDVLLGVTTVSFDIAGLELYLPLLVGATLVLADSETAKDGRALLDKLDEPVRTNAGRPDQPITIMQATPVTWKMMLAAGWEKKLPLKVLCCGEPLSKDLAQKLTARCDTLWNMYGPTETTIYSTGKQILATDEIITIGWPINNTQVYILDEQLKPQPEGIVGEIYIAGDGVARGYLNRPELTEEKFVPNPFAGSKPVKMYRTGDLGKFMANGEIHCLGRSDQQIKIRGYRVEPGEVEQALQALDGVKEALVVAREDRPGDQRLAAYLVLKSPSTDEAFTNQVLLWRTKLQEVLPDYMVPSDFVYLTEFPVTPNGKIDRKALPKPNSALRSAGKGITEPVTDTEKLITAIWADTLGREKVGIHDNFFELGGHSMIAVQVMTRLEKETGRRLPLSTLMTYPTIHKLAQLFQENKSATKWKSLVPIKPQGSKVPIYIIHGIGLNLLNFSSFLANMDPEQPIYGLQARGLDGIDEPLDTMESIAEFYNSEVLEQNPTGPYAIAGYSFGGYVALEMARQLKAMGKEVKLLAMLDTNAQEWEANYSLINRWTRKIRRQFPKVVWFTKSLLVQPIPTIRYQQQYIERQINSLLKVVGLREEPEPEKGFDLLSLIVEKHEIAYQNYKMKPYDGVVDLFKAKTRLYFVDDNKFLGWKKYALKGVRVHEVPGDHQMMLLPPNDKVFAQVLQKALDND from the coding sequence ATGGTGAGAAGTGATACACAGACCGATATAACGTTTGTTGAAGTTGACTTTGATCCATTTGCCGGTCCTGAGCTGCTACGGTTAGCACCGATTACTGAATCGCAGGAGGAAATCTGGGCCTCCTGTCAGTTGGGCGGTGACGACGCTAATAGAGCCTACAATGAGTCGGTCTCACTTAAGCTACAGGGTTCGTTAGATAAGTCAGCTTTAGAGCGCGCTTTGCTGGCCGTTGTCCAGCAGCACGAAGCGTTACGTTCTGCTTTTAGCGCTGATGGCAGACAGATTTGCGTCTTTCAGGTGTCGCCCATCAAAGCGGACTACATTGATTGTTCAAAGCAGAAGGAGGAAGAGAAAAAGGCAATTGTTTCGTCCTACTTACTACAGGATGCTTTACACGTTTTCGATCTGCTGAATGGCCCTCTGATTAAGGCGGGACTGATTAAATTATCGGATTCAGAACATCAGCTTGTCTTGACAGCGCATCATCTTGTTTGTGATGGCTGGTCGATGGGCATCATTCTACAGGACCTGAGCGCGTTGTATTCCGCTTACGCTCAGAATGTAGCGCCTAAGCTGCCAGAACCTGCATCGTACAGCCGGTACGCAGTTGAGCAGGAGGCATTTGAAAAGAGTAGTCGGTATCGTCAGATCGAGACGTTCTGGATAGACCAGTACAGCCAGACGGTTCCCGTAGTAGACCTACCCACTGATTTTCCAAGACCAGCTTTACGGACGTACAAAAGCAGTCGCCGTGATTATCCGCTGGACGATGGCCTAGTGCTTGCTGTCAAACAAATGGGTATAAAAGCGGGCAGCAGCTTTGTTACTACGTTGGTGGCGGCCTTTGAAGCACTGCTGCACCGCCTGACCGGTCAGCAGGATATTACACTGGGGCTGCCGGCAGCAGGGCAATCGGCTACGGGTAATCTGCGTCTGGTTGGTCACTGCGTAAATCTACTGCCGCTGCGAAGTACCATCCAGGCTGGTCAACGTTTCGATGATTTTCTGCGTCAGCGGAAAGAGGAGGTACTCAACGCTTACGAGCATCAGCAGTTAACGTTCGGTAGCTTACTGAAAAAACTACCGATCAGTCGCGACGCATCACGGGTGCCCTTAGTGCCGGTTATTTTCAACGTAGATATCGGTCTGGACAGCGGGGTTGATTTTTACGGTCTTGAACATCAACTAATTAGCAATGCGCGCGAATTTGAAACGGTTGATTTGTCGGTCAACGTAAGTGGCTCGTCTGCAACGTCATTGACTATAGAATGCTCATACAACACGCAGTTATTCCAGAAAAGTACAATCGACTGGATGATGGCGGAGTTTGTGAGCCTGCTGAAAGCGGTAGTAGCGGACCCATCGATTTGCATTGAACAAATTCCACTAACCAATCAAAGCGACCTGCTGCGGAAACTGGCTAATTGGAACAATACTACCGCTGAGTACCCACGAAACACACCCTTACACGAGCTACTAGCGAAGACTGCGGCTGCCTTTCCTCAAAAAACAGCACTTATCGCAAACGGACATTCGCTGGATTATCAGACGCTGCATCAAAAAGCAGATCAGGCGGCTCGGGCAATGCAGGCGGGCGGACTAAACGTTGGTGATGTCGTGGGCGTAGTGCTGGACCGCTCCCCGGAACTGGTTATTGCTTTGCTAGCCATTCTCAAGGCGGGAGCCGCTTACGTACCTATCGACCCGACCTATCCGCAGGATCGTATTGCTTTTATGCTGAGCGATTCGTCGGCGGGGCTGTTGATTACCTCAAAGAAATACGCTGGACGACTTGAGCATCAGGCTAAAGAAGTACTGATCGACTCGTTGTTGGCTACTTCTGCCGCACCCTCTCACCCCGAAGTTTATACAACTGTTTCGGGTAAGGATCTGGCTTATATTTTATACACGTCTGGTTCGACAGGCCGTCCCAAAGGGGTATTAATTGAACACGAGAATCTGGTTAACCTGCTATACAGTATGATCACGCTGCCTGGTATCACCAGCGATGATGTGCTCCTGGGGGTTACTACAGTATCATTCGATATAGCTGGTCTGGAATTATACCTGCCTTTGTTGGTGGGAGCTACGCTTGTGCTGGCTGACTCTGAGACGGCTAAAGATGGGCGAGCGCTGTTGGACAAACTTGACGAGCCTGTGCGAACGAACGCAGGCCGACCTGATCAGCCAATAACGATCATGCAGGCGACGCCAGTAACCTGGAAGATGATGCTGGCTGCAGGCTGGGAAAAGAAATTACCCTTAAAGGTTTTGTGCTGCGGTGAACCGTTGTCGAAAGATCTGGCCCAAAAGCTTACGGCACGGTGCGATACGCTCTGGAATATGTACGGGCCGACAGAAACGACGATCTATTCGACCGGTAAACAGATTCTGGCTACCGACGAGATTATCACCATTGGCTGGCCGATTAACAACACGCAGGTTTATATTCTCGACGAGCAGCTAAAGCCGCAGCCGGAAGGAATCGTTGGTGAAATATACATCGCCGGTGATGGGGTAGCGCGCGGTTACCTCAACCGGCCTGAATTGACGGAAGAAAAATTCGTTCCGAATCCGTTTGCTGGCTCTAAGCCGGTAAAAATGTACCGCACTGGCGACCTCGGAAAATTCATGGCTAATGGTGAAATACATTGCCTGGGGCGCAGTGATCAACAGATCAAGATTAGAGGCTATCGGGTAGAGCCAGGCGAAGTAGAGCAGGCGTTGCAAGCATTAGATGGCGTTAAAGAAGCGTTAGTCGTTGCCCGTGAAGACCGCCCTGGCGATCAACGGCTGGCTGCTTATTTGGTACTGAAATCGCCAAGTACCGATGAAGCCTTCACGAACCAGGTATTGCTGTGGCGAACGAAGTTGCAGGAGGTTTTGCCTGATTATATGGTACCGTCGGATTTTGTTTATTTGACGGAGTTTCCCGTTACACCAAACGGAAAAATTGACCGAAAGGCACTTCCCAAGCCAAACAGTGCTTTACGGTCGGCGGGCAAAGGCATTACGGAGCCTGTAACAGACACCGAGAAGCTAATCACTGCCATATGGGCTGATACGCTTGGTCGGGAGAAGGTCGGTATTCATGACAATTTCTTTGAGTTGGGTGGTCACTCAATGATCGCGGTACAGGTGATGACACGGCTTGAAAAAGAAACAGGTCGGCGTTTGCCCTTGTCGACACTGATGACGTACCCGACCATCCATAAGCTTGCCCAGCTATTTCAGGAAAACAAGTCCGCTACCAAATGGAAATCCCTGGTCCCTATTAAACCGCAGGGCAGCAAAGTTCCGATCTACATTATTCACGGCATCGGACTAAACCTATTGAATTTCAGTAGCTTCCTGGCTAACATGGACCCCGAACAACCCATCTACGGCTTGCAGGCACGAGGGTTAGACGGTATCGACGAACCACTGGACACGATGGAATCGATTGCCGAATTTTATAATTCGGAAGTCCTGGAGCAGAATCCTACCGGCCCATACGCCATTGCTGGTTACTCGTTTGGAGGCTACGTGGCGCTTGAAATGGCCCGCCAGCTAAAAGCGATGGGTAAAGAAGTGAAGCTGTTGGCGATGCTTGATACAAACGCTCAGGAGTGGGAGGCAAACTACTCGTTGATAAACCGGTGGACCCGTAAGATACGGCGGCAGTTTCCCAAGGTAGTGTGGTTTACCAAATCATTGCTGGTACAGCCCATTCCTACTATTCGCTACCAGCAGCAGTATATTGAGCGGCAGATCAACTCGTTGCTAAAAGTTGTTGGCTTGCGGGAGGAGCCAGAGCCCGAAAAAGGATTCGATCTGCTAAGCCTCATTGTCGAGAAGCACGAGATTGCGTATCAGAACTACAAAATGAAGCCTTACGACGGAGTTGTTGACCTTTTCAAAGCGAAGACCCGGCTTTATTTTGTTGACGATAACAAATTCCTGGGCTGGAAGAAATACGCCTTAAAAGGCGTTCGCGTGCACGAAGTACCAGGTGATCATCAAATGATGCTGTTGCCGCCCAACGACAAGGTATTCGCCCAGGTATTGCAAAAGGCGCTGGATAATGATTAG
- a CDS encoding T9SS type A sorting domain-containing protein: protein MRKSILTVPAACIALLIFARSGEPKIPHSATSMTMNSASKIPMDPKRWYQVNNVSSGLEGLFDGITDESVNTGWSKILSNYDAYYPLLDGETMSIESIRFYDGAGTNTDAPMTLSIITDKWERIPIARFVGDRYQSWVGPNPDQLDEFNLKTPITGARYLVINTSGSYPTEMELYGVYQPSQRQITAPTVRATPFRQSLGVNVFEWNFEEGSSPWKVEDSRVEAMNAFSSVRHYLDWEKLESQKGNYTFNPSGSGSWNYDAIYERCQAEGIEVLACLKTIPKWLETTYPEGERDYENVPAPYGSDLLSPNSYIDQARLGFQFAARYGSNKKVDPSLVKVSNVKTWAGINEVKIGLGLIRYVECENERDKTWKGRKAYQSAREYAANLSAFYDGHKNTLGSGVGVKNADPSMTVVIGGLAASSTDYVRGMVDWCREFRGYLPDGRINLCWDVINQHLYANDAKSSQNGGGSRGAAPELSGVGEQAAAFVALSHQLAHDMPVWITEAGYDVNQGSPFKAIAIGNKSVLETHADWTLRTALLYTRVGIDRLFFYQLYDDNIQNPTQFSSMGLVNSDKTRKPAADYLYQTHRLLGDYRYKETISTDPLVDRYELDGRSAYMLVIPDERGRTGIYQLSVNKGDTAQLYTPKIGSDVMSQTSLLSTTGTVTVQVSETPVFVVTSSDAKESGDLGNVQVYPNPTTSFVNLVIENGSTADVDITVFDSAGRQRTRVNFPKSGRTFTEKVDLASLPYGVYLLDIRQGKARTVKKIIRNR from the coding sequence ATGAGAAAAAGTATTTTGACAGTACCAGCTGCGTGTATTGCGTTATTGATTTTTGCCCGGTCGGGAGAACCTAAAATTCCTCACTCAGCAACGTCAATGACCATGAACTCGGCCAGCAAAATACCGATGGACCCTAAGCGCTGGTATCAGGTAAATAACGTAAGCAGCGGTCTGGAAGGACTTTTTGATGGAATTACGGACGAAAGTGTCAACACGGGCTGGAGTAAAATATTGTCTAATTACGATGCTTATTACCCGCTGCTTGACGGTGAAACAATGAGCATCGAAAGCATTCGCTTCTACGACGGCGCGGGTACCAACACGGATGCGCCCATGACCTTATCGATAATAACGGATAAGTGGGAGCGAATTCCTATCGCTCGTTTTGTTGGCGATCGGTACCAGTCCTGGGTAGGTCCAAACCCCGATCAACTGGACGAATTTAACCTAAAAACACCAATTACCGGCGCACGCTATTTGGTTATCAATACGTCAGGCTCTTACCCAACAGAAATGGAGCTCTATGGCGTCTATCAACCAAGTCAACGTCAGATCACCGCTCCTACGGTCCGCGCCACACCCTTTCGGCAATCCTTGGGTGTCAATGTATTCGAGTGGAATTTTGAAGAAGGTAGTTCTCCCTGGAAAGTTGAAGATAGCCGTGTTGAGGCAATGAACGCTTTTTCGTCGGTTCGCCATTACCTCGACTGGGAAAAGCTGGAATCGCAGAAAGGCAATTACACATTTAATCCATCCGGTAGCGGTAGCTGGAATTATGACGCGATCTACGAACGCTGCCAGGCGGAAGGCATTGAGGTGTTAGCCTGCTTAAAGACAATTCCAAAGTGGTTGGAAACAACGTATCCCGAAGGAGAACGCGACTACGAAAACGTACCAGCCCCGTATGGCAGTGATTTGCTATCACCCAATTCATACATCGATCAGGCCCGGTTAGGTTTTCAATTTGCCGCTCGGTACGGTAGTAATAAAAAGGTAGACCCCTCGCTGGTAAAGGTAAGCAATGTAAAAACCTGGGCGGGCATCAATGAGGTAAAAATAGGGTTAGGCTTGATTCGTTACGTCGAGTGCGAAAACGAACGGGACAAAACCTGGAAGGGTAGAAAAGCGTACCAATCGGCTCGTGAATACGCTGCTAACTTATCCGCTTTTTACGATGGTCATAAAAACACACTCGGTTCGGGCGTAGGCGTAAAAAATGCCGATCCATCCATGACTGTGGTCATTGGCGGTCTGGCGGCCTCAAGCACTGACTATGTCCGGGGTATGGTTGACTGGTGTCGCGAGTTCAGAGGCTACCTACCCGACGGTCGAATCAATCTTTGCTGGGATGTCATCAATCAGCACTTGTATGCTAACGATGCCAAATCATCGCAAAACGGTGGTGGAAGCCGGGGTGCGGCTCCCGAATTATCCGGCGTTGGTGAGCAGGCGGCAGCCTTTGTCGCTTTATCGCATCAGCTAGCCCATGATATGCCCGTCTGGATCACCGAAGCCGGTTATGATGTCAATCAGGGCAGCCCATTCAAGGCAATTGCGATTGGCAACAAAAGCGTTCTGGAAACGCATGCTGACTGGACTTTGCGCACAGCGCTACTTTACACACGGGTAGGTATTGACCGGTTATTCTTCTACCAGCTTTACGACGACAATATTCAGAACCCAACTCAGTTTAGCTCGATGGGTCTGGTAAACAGCGATAAAACGCGCAAGCCTGCCGCTGACTACCTCTACCAGACTCACCGACTTTTAGGCGATTACCGCTATAAAGAAACAATCAGTACTGACCCTCTGGTCGATCGCTATGAACTGGATGGCCGTTCAGCGTACATGCTGGTCATTCCCGACGAACGAGGTCGAACCGGCATCTACCAGTTATCGGTGAACAAGGGTGATACAGCACAACTCTACACGCCTAAAATAGGAAGTGATGTGATGAGTCAAACCTCATTACTTAGTACGACAGGTACTGTTACGGTGCAGGTGAGCGAAACGCCCGTATTTGTTGTGACCTCTTCGGATGCGAAGGAATCAGGAGATTTAGGAAATGTACAGGTTTATCCAAACCCCACTACTTCCTTTGTCAACTTAGTTATTGAGAATGGCTCAACAGCTGACGTAGATATAACGGTCTTCGACAGCGCCGGCCGACAACGTACGCGAGTAAATTTTCCCAAGTCAGGCCGTACATTCACCGAGAAAGTAGATCTGGCTTCATTGCCCTACGGTGTATATCTGCTTGACATACGACAGGGCAAAGCACGAACAGTAAAAAAAATTATCAGAAACCGGTAG
- a CDS encoding cupin-like domain-containing protein codes for MNVQLKVNQSTKSLITEVDKRSNISRAELIKEYIEPAIPVVLTNATKDWKARNKFNPQFFKDNYGHITKEIKGKTYTLPEYIDLMLQSTPEKPAPYPFNFNIEQRAPELLDDLKPEVIYAKSDRIKNPLLPKFMLRGTEVYELFFGGNGGHFPFLHVDALFLHTQITQLHGSKEFILFPPEQTAFMYPREDNPKISQVNVFNPDHDKFPLFRQAKPIRVTVEEGETILFPTKWWHTTQIHEPCISLGRVHLNASNWNDFANDNYQSLKTYRPGMAVPALVYTKVLGQLINLQEKISV; via the coding sequence ATGAATGTTCAACTAAAAGTCAATCAGTCTACAAAAAGTCTTATTACGGAAGTTGATAAGCGCAGTAATATTTCAAGAGCAGAGCTTATAAAAGAATACATTGAGCCTGCGATTCCGGTTGTCTTAACAAATGCCACTAAAGACTGGAAAGCAAGGAATAAATTTAACCCGCAATTTTTTAAGGATAATTACGGACATATAACCAAAGAAATTAAGGGCAAGACCTATACTTTACCCGAGTATATTGATTTGATGCTGCAATCGACCCCGGAGAAGCCAGCGCCTTATCCCTTTAATTTCAATATTGAGCAACGCGCTCCCGAACTGCTCGACGATTTAAAGCCCGAAGTAATTTACGCTAAATCGGACCGGATAAAAAATCCTTTACTACCCAAATTTATGCTGCGGGGTACGGAGGTTTATGAACTCTTTTTTGGCGGAAATGGCGGCCATTTTCCTTTTTTGCATGTAGATGCATTATTTCTGCATACGCAAATTACTCAGTTGCACGGCTCAAAGGAATTCATCCTTTTCCCTCCCGAGCAAACCGCTTTTATGTACCCAAGAGAAGACAATCCTAAAATTTCTCAGGTCAACGTTTTCAATCCAGACCACGATAAATTTCCTCTTTTTCGGCAAGCTAAACCCATACGAGTGACCGTTGAAGAAGGAGAGACTATTTTGTTCCCCACAAAATGGTGGCATACCACGCAAATTCACGAACCGTGTATTTCGCTGGGACGGGTTCATCTGAATGCTTCAAACTGGAACGACTTCGCGAACGATAATTACCAATCCCTGAAAACATATCGTCCTGGCATGGCTGTCCCAGCGTTGGTCTATACCAAGGTGCTAGGACAACTCATTAATTTACAGGAAAAAATCAGCGTGTAG